A window of Roseiflexus castenholzii DSM 13941 genomic DNA:
GTATTCCTGCGGGCGCATGCGCAAATAGAGACCGGGAAACTCGGTGAGCAACCCGACAACCCGGCGCACGTCGCGCGCCTGTTCGACAACATCGTACCCTGCCACACGCGCGTACCCCTCCGATGGACGCAGGATCGCACCCAGCATACGAACCGTCGTCGTTTTCCCAGCGCCGTTGGGTCCCAGCAACGCAACGACTTCGCCGGGATCGACGGTGAGCGACACATCGCGCACGGCGTGGAACGCTCCAAAGACTTTGTGCAGATGACGGGCTTCAATCATATCTGATGGGGACCGGAATCCGAAGAGAGCGCCATCGTATCGCGCTATGCGCCCCGCAGACGCAGCCTGCTCCCCGGCGCACCGGCGATGTTCCTGCGCTTAAGTATACCAGCCTGTGCGCGTGATCGACAGGCGTCGATGATTGCAATATCGATGCAACCTTGTAACAACGCAGTGTGGTATAATGCGCGTCAGCAGAGGGATGAACATAACATATTATCATTCCGGTGGAAGCCGGTAGCGTTTCAGGAAGAGGTTCGCGTGGGGTTCAACCCGCTTAACTCGTTTTTTGGCGCACTCAGTCGCGATCTTGGCATCGATCTCGGCACTGCCAATACCCTGGTTCACGTGCGTGGCAAAGGGATCGTCATTAGCGAGCCATCAGTTGTTGCCATCGACAAGAAAACCAAGGAGGTCAAAGCCGTCGGCGCAGAAGCCAAGGCGATGGTTGGCAAAACACCCGCCAACATTATCGCGGTGCGCCCGCTGAAGGACGGGGTCATCGCCGATTTCGAGGTCGTCGAAAAGATGCTGAAATACTTTATCAGCAAAGCGCACGACCGATCACTCGGTATTGTGTCGCCGCGTCCTCGGGTCGTTGTTGGTGTGCCGTCGGGTGTGACGCAGGTCGAAATGCGCGCGGCGCGTGATGCGGCGCTCAATGCCAGTGCGCGCGAGGCGTATGTTGTGGAAGAGCCGATGGCGGCGGCCATTGGTGCGGGCTTGCCGGTCGATGAGCCGGTCGGCTCGATGATTGTCGATATTGGCGGCGGTACCACGGAAGTTGCCGTGATTTCGCTCGGCGGGATTGTGATCAATCACTCGATCCGCACCGCTGGCGATGAGATCGACGAGGCGATCATCCAGTTCGCCCGCCGTGAATACAATCTGCTGATCGGCGAGCGTATGGCGGAAAAGGTCAAAATCGCCGCCGGAAGCGCCTATCCGCTCGATGAAGAGATTCGGGTCGTGCTGCGCGGGCGCGACTTGCTGACCGGTTTGCCGAAAGCAGTGGAGATCTCCAGCGTCGAACTGCGTGAGGGCATTGCCGGTCCGGTCAATGCGATTGTCGCTGAGGTGCGCGCTGCGTTGGAAGAGACGCCGCCTGAACTGGTGGCGGATATTATGGAGCACGGGATTGTGCTCGCCGGCGGTGGCGCGTTGCTGCACGGTCTCGACCGGCGGATCGCTGCGGAAACGAAGATGCCGGTGCACGTTGCGGAGGACCCGCTCTCGTGTGTGGCGCGGGGCGCGGGGAAAATGGTCGAGGAGTTCGAAAATCCGGTGTATCGCGATATCCTGACCAGTGCGCAACGTACCCGTCGCGTCCGTTATTGATGAGTTCAACCCATGCTGCGCGATCGTTCCTATCGCCTGGCCCATCCGGCGCGGCGCTCACCATTGCTGGTGATTCTGCTCGTGCTTGCGGCAGCGGCGCTCCTGGCCGCCGATCAGGCAGGGTTGCTCGGTCCACTGCGCACCCACGCGCAGACGTTCATCAGCCCGGTGTTGGGCAGGTTGCAGGGAGTTGGTGATTGGATGAGCGCCATCCCCCGGCAACTGAAGAGCGATCCGGCGCTTCGGGCGGAAAATGAGGCGCTGCGCGCCGAGATCGCCGATCTCAAGGCGCGTCTGATCGAAGCGGATGCGCTCAAGTTCGAGAATGCGCGGCTGCGCGAGCAGGTGCGTATCGAACAGGCGTATCCCTGGCAGTTGCTGGGAGCCGATGTGTTGGCGCTCACTCCCGACTCCGGCAGACGCCTGGTGCTGATTGCCGCCGGCGCCGATCAGGGAGTGCAGCCGGGAATGGCGGTGATCGCGCGCGAAGGAAGTAATCCGCCTGCCTTGATCGGTGTTGTCGAAGCCGTTGGACCGCGAACCGCTGCTGTGCTGCTGATGACCGACTATAGTAGCGCATTGAGCGCGCAGGTGTATCACGAAAACGATGTGGTGCGCGGTGTGGTGCAGGGGCAGTGGCAACGCGGATCACGTCTGCTGCTGCACTCGGTTGCGCGTGATGCGCCGCTGGCTGCTGGCAATACCGTGGTGACGGCTGGACTCTCGGCGGAGTTGGACATCGATCTGCCGCGCGCTTCCGTGCCGCCCAATGTGCCGATCGGGATCATCGAAACGGTGCAGGAAACCGGGCGCGAGCGGATTGCCAGCGTGCGCCCGTTTGTCGATCCGGATCGGGTGCGCTACGCATGGGTCGTTCTCGCCAACGACGAATCGAAGAAGTGATTGCGTCCGAAGTGGCTCTGCTCGCAGCATTGCTGGTCGTGGCGCTGGTGCAGACGACGCTGCTGCCGCGTCCCTTCGATGTGACGTTCAATCTGCTGTTGTTGCTGACAATCTGCTACGGGTTGATTGCCGGAACGACATCTGCCGCGCGCTGGGCATTCTATGGGGGGCTGGCACTCGACCTGTGCGCGATGACCCTCTTTGGTCTGCATGCGCTTGCGCTGCTGGCGGGCACGGTCGGCGCAACCCAGGCATTGCTGCGCCTGAGCCGCGATAACTGGCTTGTGCCGGTTGTCGGAGTTGCATTGGGGAGCGTGATCTATCATGGGGTCTATGCGCTCCTCTCCGCGCTCCTGGTGGCGCCGCTCGATCTTCAGGGGTATGCACTGTATGTGCTTCTGCCCGATACCTTGATGGCTACCATTCCCTCCCTGCCGGTCTATCTGGTCTTTCGCTGGTATGAAAACCGGGTACGGCGGAGTGTGCCGGTGGATGTGTATTAGAGAGGCGCACAAGGCGTGTATGAATATCAGTCGCCTGGCAGGTCTTCAAATAATCGCTCTTCTCATCTTTGCCATCCTCGTCGGGCGGCTCTATCAGTTGCAACTGGTCGAGGCGCAGGCGGAGCAGTTCCGTTATACGACGGCAGTGCGCGTTATGCGCTATCTGCCGATGCGCCCGCTGCGCGGCGAGGTGTTCGCCAGCGATGGGAAAACATTGCTGGCGCAAACGGTTCCGATCTATACCGTCGCGGTCCGTCCTGCCGATCTGCCCGCCGATCCTGTGGCGCGCGCGCAAGTCTTTGCGCACCTCAGTCAGACGATCGGTATCACCAGCACCCTGATCGTTTCCCCCGCTGCCGCGCTTGATCGCGACCCGGTGTTGCGCAGCGATCTAAACCAGGGTCTTGGCGCCGAAGCCGTCGCGCGCGCGCAGCGCGTCGAACCGCCGCTGACGGCATCGTTTGCTGTGACTCCCGACCGGCGCGCGGCGCTCGACGAATTTGCAACCCGCTATCATCGCCTGGTTCAGATCGAAGCGTCGCCGGAAGCGCTCGATGATGCGCCGGCGCCGGGACCATCCCCGCTCACGGTGACACTGACGATTTCGCCAGCATCGGCGCTGCAATTTAATCTGGCTTTGCGTGAAGACCTTACCGGAGCCGTTGGCGAACAGGCGGTTACGGCGCTTGGATCGCCGGTGTCGTGGCTGCGTATCGAAGCATCTCCTTCCTCGACCCTTCACGCGCTCCGTTTGTCCACAGCGTATAGCGATGTACTGACCCTGGAAAATCCGGTTGCGGCAATGGTCGAACGCGCGAATATTCCAGGCTACCAGACCCTGACGATTCGTGAGGATATTCCGCATACCGTTGCGCTGGCGCTGATCGAAAACGCTGCCGCGCTGCCGGGGGTTGTTATTGAGCAGGATTATCGCCGACGGTATCCGCTGAGCGCCGAAACGCCGTCACTGTCGTACATTTTGGGATATATCGGTCGTGTGAATCAGTGTGAACTGGTGCGCCAGAATCCAGCGCGCTCGTGGATGAGCGGGTTGCTCGATTCGATTGGCAATTCAATCGAGTGCGGCATCATTCAAAAGCAGATCAACCCCTATGAATTGGGGTTGCCGCGCTATCTCCCCGATGATCGCATCGGCAAATTCGGCGTCGAAGCCAGTTATGAAGAAGAGTTGCGCGGACAACTCGGCATGCAGGAAGTGCTGGTCGATGCGCTTGGTCGTCCGGTGCGTCCGCCGCAGACGATCAAAGCGCCGCGCGATGGGCATAACCTGGTGTTGACCATCGATGCGCAATTGCAGCGCCAGACGGAGATCATCCTGCGCAATTGGATCGATGAAAGTGAGCGGCGGCGGCAGACAATGCCGGATCGCTTCGCCTATAAGCGCAATTACGATCCGATCCGCAGCGGCGTGGCGATTGTCGTCGAAGTAAAGACCGGGCGTATCCTGGCGATGGTCAACTGGCCCGCCTACGACAACAATATCTGGGACCCGGCGCGCAGCGCCGAACTTCAGGAGTTCTTCTTCCCCAGCGATCCAGAGAAGCAGAAAGAACTGGCGCGCCTGTCGCTGCAAACGAACCGCGCGATCAGTGGCCAGTACCCGCCCGGTTCGACCCTCAAGCAGTTCGATGCCGCCATCGCACTCCAACGTGGGGTGATCACCGAGCATACCACCATCCGCGACCCCGGAAGGTTACTGGTGGAAGACCAGTATGTGCCCGGCGTCGTCTACCAGTATGTCAACGCCTCATCGCGCGACAACGGCAAGATCGATGTTCGTCAGGCGCTGAAGGTGTCGTCGAACATTTTCTTTATGTCGGTTGCGGGTGGCAACCGCGAGAATGTGATTAACCTGAAACCGGAAGAACAGATCATTGAGAAAGGATTGGGGATCTCGGCGCTGGCGGAAGGTCTCGGTTGGTTCGGCTTTGGCGAGCCGACCGGCGTGCGCTTGCGGGGTGAGGAGGCAGGGCGTGTGCCGACCCCTGCCTGGAAGCAGCGGGTGCTGCGTTCGGCGTGGACAACGGGTGATACCTATAATGCGGCCATTGGGCAGGGCAATCTGGAGGTGACCCCGCTGCAACTGGTGATGGCGTCGGCTGCGATTGCGAACGATGGGCTGCTCTACCGTCCGCAGATTGTTCGCGCGATTACCGATTCCAGCGGCAATATCATCCGCGAGATTCAGCCGGAGTTGATCCGCCGTGTGCCCATCGACCCAAAGCACCTTCAGGTCGTGCGCGAAGGGATGCGCCTCTCGGTTACGGAAGGACCAAACATTGCCGCGCGCGATCAGTGTTCCGGGTTGAGTATCGCCGGTAAGACCGGCACCGCTGAATTCGGTCCACTGATGACCATACCTGCTCCCGATGGCAGAGGAACGCGCGAGGTGCGTCAAAGCCACGCCTGGTTTGTTGGTTTTGCTCCTTACGACAATCCTGAGATCGAAGTGCTGGTGTTGGTCGAGGGGGCGGGCGATATGAACGACGGTTCAGCCACAATCGCCGTGCCGGCGGTGACGCAGATCATGCAGGCGTATTTCGGCATCACGCCTCCCGACCCCCTGCCGCGCGGCTGCCAGCAGGATATGCCGCCGCTCCCGCCGCGTTTCAGTGCGCCATCCGCCACTCCTGTCACCGGACCGCAACCGAATGGGCAAAGGCGCTAGCCGGAGAGATGCCCCCATGATTGGTCGAAGAGATGAAACCGTGCTCCACCATCGTCGCCCTCGCAGCGGTGCAGAAGTGCTCCGTCTCTGCCGGAGTGTGGCTCTGGTCGTCCTGATCGTCGCGCTGATCTGGATGCTGATGCCGGCAGGCGTGCTGGCGCAGGACGTGGTTTCCACGCCAATGCCCACCGTCACGCCATGGGGCGGACGACGCGGCGTGATGCCTGGCGGCGCAGCGCCGTTGTTCCCCTACTGGCTTGCTGCCATTCCGATCATTGCTGCGGTCATCGCTCTGATCGTCTGGCGCACCCGGCGCGCGCGTTGACATCTGGGTCTGCGCTTCTTGTGCCACACAGGTTTCTGGGGCTGTCTCTTCACACGGATTGATGTCTCAGCGTGTCCAAAATTGCGCATCGCGTAGTCTTGCCAATGACGATTGAAGATGCCGCATGCGGGTCATTCCGCGCGCAGCGACGGGTCATTCCGAGCCCTTCGCTTCGCTCAGGGTAAACGCAGCGAGGAATCTGCGCAGGTCGCGCACGACCCCTCGCGCTGCTCGGGGTGACCATGCCGGATGGTCACAGGTAATTGGCAGTCTGACCATCAGAATGTCTCAGCACCGCTGATAGTGACTCGCGTTGTTGGTGACCACCACCAGCCCGTGTTCGAGACCAGTTGCCGCGATCAGGATGTCAGCATCCCCGATTAAGGCGCCCCGCTGATGCAGATCGGCATAGATGGCGGCGGCGCGCACCACGATTGCATCCGTGAGCGGCAGAATGGCGCTGACGCTACAGAGCCGATCAAAGGCGACCAGTTGGGCGGTCGCGTGCTTCGCGTATAAGCCACGGAGGATTTCGTAACGGGTAAGCATGGAGAACGTCAGGCGGTGATGCACCCCCAGATACGCACGGGCCCTCGCCAACGCAACGGGGTGCTGGCGCATCACTGCCGAGAGAATGTCGGTATCGAGCAGGGACGCGCGTATCGGTTGGCTCATCCCTGGTCACCGAAGAAATTCTGCCGCTGGAGGGCGATTTGCTCAACCTCCGTAATGTCCTGTGGTGAGAGCCCTGCGTAGACATTGGCGGCGAGCGCCAGAATCGTGTCGGGCGACTCCTCGGTCTCGACCACCAGCCGCACGCGTTGCCCCTCACGCAAGGGGATGTTCGGTGGCCGGACTAAACGGAAGCTGCCATGTTCGAAAATGGCCTCAAGGGGTTCGGTGGTCATCCGCTCCTCCTGCGCCGTGCAGCAGCGCGACCAGAACGTTGTTCTGTCACGGAACAGTATAGCATGGTTTGACTGATCTGGCGTGAAAAGGCGGGGCAAGTGTGCCGTCCAACGAATCGCGGCTAAGCTCGACTTTATCCATTCGGTAGACGAAAAACGGGAGGCAGGGTACGCTTGGCTAGAACCCAACTACCACGAAGGGGCCAGCCATGCGCAACCTGCCACGAGCGATTATACCGGTCCTCCGCAAGTTCGAGTTGCTGTTTAGCGAGCGTGTATGGGAATGGGCGAAGATACTGCTCATCGGCGCCATCCTAGCCCCCGGCAAGCGCACGGTCACTTCGGCGCTGCGGGTGATGGGGCTGAGCGACGATGCGCAATTCCAGAACTACCATCGCGTCCTCAACCGCGCCGTCTGGTCGCCCTACGCCGCCAGCCGCATCCTGCTGCGCCTGCTCGTCGACGCCTTCGTTCCGTCCGATACGGCTATCGTGCTCGGCCTCGACGACCATATCGAGCGCCGGCGCGGGGCCAAGATCAAGGCCAAGGGGATCTACCGCGACCCTGTCCGCTCGTCGCGCTCGTTCTTCGTCAAGACCAGCGGCCTGCGCTGGTTGTGTCTGATGCTGCTCGCCCCCATCCCTTGGGCCCAGCGTGTTTGGGCCTTGCCCTTTCTGACCGTCCTGGCGCCCTCCGAGCGCTGCCATCAGGAGCTCGGCAAGCGCCACAAACAGCTCACCGACTGGGCGCGTCAGATCATCTTCCAAGTCCGTCAGTGGCTGCCCGAGCGCGTGCTGGTCGTTGTGGCCGACAGCAGCTACGCCGCGCTCGAACTGCTTGCCGCCTGCCAGGGCTTGCCCAACCCCGTTACCGTGGTCACGCGCTTGCGCTTGGATGCGGCCTTGTACGACACGGCGTACGTGCACCCAGCAGGGCGACCCGGTCGGCCGCGCAAGAAAGGCGCACGGCAGCCGACCCTGGAGCAGCGGCTCAGCGACCCGACCACAGACTGGCAGCACACGAGCGTGCGTTGGTATGGCGGAACGACGCGAACGGTGCGGCTGGCATCGGCAACGGCGGTCTGGTATCACAGTGGCTTGCCGCCGGTGAGCATTCGCTGGGTGCTCATTACCGACCCCGATGGGAAGTTTGAGGCCCAGGCGCTGCTGAGCACGAACCCGGCGGCTACCCCCAAGGAGATTGTGGAGTGGTTCGTGATGCGCTGGCAGGTGGAGGTCACGTTCGAGGAAGCGCGAGCACACTTGGGCATCGAGACCCAGCGCCAGTGGTCGGACCTGGCGATCCTGCGTACGACACCGGTGCTGTTGGGGTTGTTCTCGCTCGTGACGCTGTTCGCCCATCACCTACTCCAAGCAGGCGAGTTGCCCGTGAGGCAGGCGGCCTGGTACACCAAGGCGCTGCCGACCTTCAGCGACACACTGGCCTTCGTCCGCAAGCAGCTCTGGCCGGTCACCATTTCTTGGATGTCGCCTGCGGAAGCCGACATGGTCAAAATCCCGAAGTCGTTACTTGTTCGCCTGACTGATGCGCTCGCCTATGCTGCGTGAGCGGCACAGATGGATAAAGTCGAGCTTAGGCGACCGACACTGGCGAGCGCCTGCTTCCCCGATGGCGTCGCCAGGCGCAGACGCACCCATTCGACGCGAATCTCGCCGTCGTCACCCATCCCAACCGGATCGAACCGCAGGCGGGTGATTATGCCGTGCCATCCCGACGCTTCCCGGAGATCGATGACGTAGGTTACGGCTTCGGCTGTCTCTGCCAGTTGCCAGCGCACGGAATATTCCTCGGTCAACGCGCCATCGATTCCGGCATAGAAGAGTTGCGCGTCGCGGGCGCGCGTGCCGTTCGCCATCCGAATCTCGATGGCAGTCACCTCGCGCGCATCGAGGTTCAAGAGCGGACTGAGCAGCGCCGGGTCGATGCCGGGACGGAAGCGCCATCCCCCATCAAGACGTTCACCCGCGACGTTAAACGCCTGCCAGCCCATCGCATCGCGCTCGAAGACCCATCCGCCCGCCAGCGCCGTTTCAGTTGCGGAAGGCAGCCGCCGGTAGGAGGGAAGCGGTTCGGCCAACGCAAGATCGACCAGCGTTGCGTGATATGGCGCAAAGCATCCATCCACCTGCGCTTGCGCGATGCCGTGGCGGTTCAGCACCCGTGGCGGCGGATGGAGCGCTTCATCGGCGATCAGCACCGCCGCGCCGGCGCGTTGCGCCGTGGCAATCCGGCTGCGGATCGTCGCACAGGCGTCATCCCATGATCCGCCGCTGTCGAACAGCGCCTGGTTGAGCGACAGAAAGTTCTCGCGGCGCTCATAGTAGGGCAGGTAGAGTTCCTGCAATCCATCAGGAACAATCAACAGATCGGCCGGTGTGCTGCGCGCTGCCAGTTCACGCGCAATCAGGCGTTGCAGGTCAGTTGACGGATCGCCACGCCGGACGATAGAACCATAATTGCCCCACGCAATGACTCCAACAATTGCCAGGGATGTCCAGACCGGTGCGCTCCACCAGCGCGCCCGCGCGAGCGCTGCGGCAAACACCAGGCATGCCGGCGGCAGACTGGCGATCCAGAACTCGATATTATCCGGTTCCCACCAGGCGAAAAATGCGCCATACGTTGCGAGCCAGGCGATCAGCGGCGTGAGCGCGACCCGGTTTCCCTGTGCATCATCCTGCTCGCCGGTCGGGATTTGGGAATGCCTGCCCCACGCCCACGCCACGACCCCGCCGAGCGCCAGGTAGAACCAGCCGCCCCCTGGTTGCGCCAGCGTGTCGCTCAGACCGGCGCCGAGATCGGCAATCGTTGCAACCGTCAGCGGACCGCCCCACCATCCGGTGCGCGCATACTCCGTGAGCCATGCCAGCATCTCCGCAGGCGCGCGAAAATTGCTGACGACCAGCATGGCGTAGAGGTAGGGCATCGCCACGATCAATGCCAGCGCGACTGCATACCCGCTCCAGCGACCGACGGCCGCGCGCGCACTGCCAGGTTTCCAGGCAGTGCGCAGGTCGGACAGGGCGCTCAATACAATCGGCGCACAGAGCAACACATTCGTCTGATGGAACAGCACCGCGCCACCCTGTGCAATACCCAACGCCAGGCAGCGGCGCGCCGTCCAGGGTGTTGGGCGGGTCATCAACGCCAGACAGACGATCAGAAAGAACGTCGCAAGCGTATAGACCTCGATCTCGATAGCGTAGTACCAGTAGGCATACGCCACACCCAACAACAACGTCGCCGGCAGCGCCACATCATCGCGTCCGGTTGCCGCGCATACGGTCAGATAGAAGAGCGCCGCTCCCAACGCTCCTGCAACAGCATTCACCAGTTGCATCGGCAACGCGGCGCCGTTATCGTATCCCAGGGCGCGGCTCAACGTCAGCATCAACGAACCGAGCGGACCATACGCCAGATGGTGCGGGTGGAACAACTCCGTCCATGGCTTGCGTTCGACGCTCGTCACATACGACAACGCATCGAACGTATGCACCCGCGTGAGAGTCGGCAGGTAGAGGAGCAGCAGCGCGGTGAAGATTGCGGCGGCTATCAGGCGGTTGCGGCGTAGATGAGCGAAAACCATGCGGATAGAGCGATCAACCAGATGTTGCACCATCACTGTCCGTATTGACCATCGCGCGGCTGATGTGGACTGAGCCTTTCGAAGCCAACGTCAACCACTCCACGTCCTTGATGTCCAGGTTTTAGTTGATCGCTTGTCATGGCGTGCCGCCGCCGCCACTGCCCGCTCTCGCCGTGCTAGAGAGAGTGGGGGCAAGGGCGAAAAAATGCGTCGGAAACGGTCAGTACGGGCGAGATCGCTAAGGCAGCCTGTCCAGACAAGTTCATCGGATAGGTGAAGGCATTGCCTTTGCCTGCCCATCCACATGTCACGTGGCTATTTTCGGAAGAGGCGCTAAATACCCGGCGTCACCCGCAGTTTATCACCCACTTCAGTGCCGCTGGCGCGGATAGCGCCGACGGGCAGTTCGACGACATAGTGCCCGCGCCAGGGCGCCACGCCGGCGAACGGATGCCACGGCGGCAACGCCTCACGCACACCGATCACGCGGTGCTGCCGGTCCACGAACAGCACATCGATCGGAATACGCATAAAGAACATGTGGATGCTCGACTCAGGGACCAGGATCAGACCATATCCGGCGGGCAGGTTGGTGCGTCCCATCAACCCGCGTCCACGCGCGAGCAGCGACCGCGCCACCTCAGCGCGGTCGGCAATCACCGTGCCACGGGTGAGATTCTCGATCACGGTGAGCGATGCAACCGATGGCGTGCTCATCCCCCCAATCCGCCGAGCGACTTCATAATCCGGGGCACCGCCGGACCGAGAATCACAATGAACAGCGCCGGAAAGATCAGGAAGACCATGGGGAAGAGCATCTTGATCGGCGCCTTATGCGCTTCCTCCTCGGCGCGCTGGCGGCGTCGAATCCGCATCTGGTCCGACTGAATGCGCAAAATGCGACCGATGGACACACCGAGCTGTTCCGCCTGAATCACCGCGCCAATAAAGGTCTGCACATCATCGACGCCACAGCGGTCGATCATATCCTTCATCGCATCGCGGCGGGGGCGGCCGAGCCGCGTATCGCTGAGCACGCGCTTGAACTCCTTGGAGAGCGGGTCTTCCCATTTTTCGGTCAGACGTTGCATTGCCTGATCAAACGACAGACCTGCTTCGACGCAGATGCACAGCAGGTCGAGCGCATCGGGGAGCGCCTTGATAATCGCCTTTTTGCGCTTCTTGATCTGCTGC
This region includes:
- a CDS encoding type II toxin-antitoxin system VapC family toxin → MSQPIRASLLDTDILSAVMRQHPVALARARAYLGVHHRLTFSMLTRYEILRGLYAKHATAQLVAFDRLCSVSAILPLTDAIVVRAAAIYADLHQRGALIGDADILIAATGLEHGLVVVTNNASHYQRC
- a CDS encoding glycosyltransferase family 39 protein, which gives rise to MVQHLVDRSIRMVFAHLRRNRLIAAAIFTALLLLYLPTLTRVHTFDALSYVTSVERKPWTELFHPHHLAYGPLGSLMLTLSRALGYDNGAALPMQLVNAVAGALGAALFYLTVCAATGRDDVALPATLLLGVAYAYWYYAIEIEVYTLATFFLIVCLALMTRPTPWTARRCLALGIAQGGAVLFHQTNVLLCAPIVLSALSDLRTAWKPGSARAAVGRWSGYAVALALIVAMPYLYAMLVVSNFRAPAEMLAWLTEYARTGWWGGPLTVATIADLGAGLSDTLAQPGGGWFYLALGGVVAWAWGRHSQIPTGEQDDAQGNRVALTPLIAWLATYGAFFAWWEPDNIEFWIASLPPACLVFAAALARARWWSAPVWTSLAIVGVIAWGNYGSIVRRGDPSTDLQRLIARELAARSTPADLLIVPDGLQELYLPYYERRENFLSLNQALFDSGGSWDDACATIRSRIATAQRAGAAVLIADEALHPPPRVLNRHGIAQAQVDGCFAPYHATLVDLALAEPLPSYRRLPSATETALAGGWVFERDAMGWQAFNVAGERLDGGWRFRPGIDPALLSPLLNLDAREVTAIEIRMANGTRARDAQLFYAGIDGALTEEYSVRWQLAETAEAVTYVIDLREASGWHGIITRLRFDPVGMGDDGEIRVEWVRLRLATPSGKQALASVGRLSSTLSICAAHAA
- a CDS encoding rod shape-determining protein, encoding MGFNPLNSFFGALSRDLGIDLGTANTLVHVRGKGIVISEPSVVAIDKKTKEVKAVGAEAKAMVGKTPANIIAVRPLKDGVIADFEVVEKMLKYFISKAHDRSLGIVSPRPRVVVGVPSGVTQVEMRAARDAALNASAREAYVVEEPMAAAIGAGLPVDEPVGSMIVDIGGGTTEVAVISLGGIVINHSIRTAGDEIDEAIIQFARREYNLLIGERMAEKVKIAAGSAYPLDEEIRVVLRGRDLLTGLPKAVEISSVELREGIAGPVNAIVAEVRAALEETPPELVADIMEHGIVLAGGGALLHGLDRRIAAETKMPVHVAEDPLSCVARGAGKMVEEFENPVYRDILTSAQRTRRVRY
- a CDS encoding penicillin-binding transpeptidase domain-containing protein, translated to MNISRLAGLQIIALLIFAILVGRLYQLQLVEAQAEQFRYTTAVRVMRYLPMRPLRGEVFASDGKTLLAQTVPIYTVAVRPADLPADPVARAQVFAHLSQTIGITSTLIVSPAAALDRDPVLRSDLNQGLGAEAVARAQRVEPPLTASFAVTPDRRAALDEFATRYHRLVQIEASPEALDDAPAPGPSPLTVTLTISPASALQFNLALREDLTGAVGEQAVTALGSPVSWLRIEASPSSTLHALRLSTAYSDVLTLENPVAAMVERANIPGYQTLTIREDIPHTVALALIENAAALPGVVIEQDYRRRYPLSAETPSLSYILGYIGRVNQCELVRQNPARSWMSGLLDSIGNSIECGIIQKQINPYELGLPRYLPDDRIGKFGVEASYEEELRGQLGMQEVLVDALGRPVRPPQTIKAPRDGHNLVLTIDAQLQRQTEIILRNWIDESERRRQTMPDRFAYKRNYDPIRSGVAIVVEVKTGRILAMVNWPAYDNNIWDPARSAELQEFFFPSDPEKQKELARLSLQTNRAISGQYPPGSTLKQFDAAIALQRGVITEHTTIRDPGRLLVEDQYVPGVVYQYVNASSRDNGKIDVRQALKVSSNIFFMSVAGGNRENVINLKPEEQIIEKGLGISALAEGLGWFGFGEPTGVRLRGEEAGRVPTPAWKQRVLRSAWTTGDTYNAAIGQGNLEVTPLQLVMASAAIANDGLLYRPQIVRAITDSSGNIIREIQPELIRRVPIDPKHLQVVREGMRLSVTEGPNIAARDQCSGLSIAGKTGTAEFGPLMTIPAPDGRGTREVRQSHAWFVGFAPYDNPEIEVLVLVEGAGDMNDGSATIAVPAVTQIMQAYFGITPPDPLPRGCQQDMPPLPPRFSAPSATPVTGPQPNGQRR
- a CDS encoding IS701 family transposase encodes the protein MRNLPRAIIPVLRKFELLFSERVWEWAKILLIGAILAPGKRTVTSALRVMGLSDDAQFQNYHRVLNRAVWSPYAASRILLRLLVDAFVPSDTAIVLGLDDHIERRRGAKIKAKGIYRDPVRSSRSFFVKTSGLRWLCLMLLAPIPWAQRVWALPFLTVLAPSERCHQELGKRHKQLTDWARQIIFQVRQWLPERVLVVVADSSYAALELLAACQGLPNPVTVVTRLRLDAALYDTAYVHPAGRPGRPRKKGARQPTLEQRLSDPTTDWQHTSVRWYGGTTRTVRLASATAVWYHSGLPPVSIRWVLITDPDGKFEAQALLSTNPAATPKEIVEWFVMRWQVEVTFEEARAHLGIETQRQWSDLAILRTTPVLLGLFSLVTLFAHHLLQAGELPVRQAAWYTKALPTFSDTLAFVRKQLWPVTISWMSPAEADMVKIPKSLLVRLTDALAYAA
- a CDS encoding type II secretion system F family protein; amino-acid sequence: MMSMLPMIGFGALMLLGVGLIVFGMRRSSQPDAISDRLSQFTERTMTLEEMELQQPFSQRVLVPLTKSILAKLGEYGPKQSAERLRISLAQAGNPGNLTPIQFSGIRLALAVILFLVVGAVTFLQGMEMSQALMYTAIGGVMGYLLPGIWLGQQIKKRKKAIIKALPDALDLLCICVEAGLSFDQAMQRLTEKWEDPLSKEFKRVLSDTRLGRPRRDAMKDMIDRCGVDDVQTFIGAVIQAEQLGVSIGRILRIQSDQMRIRRRQRAEEEAHKAPIKMLFPMVFLIFPALFIVILGPAVPRIMKSLGGLGG
- a CDS encoding DUF192 domain-containing protein — its product is MSTPSVASLTVIENLTRGTVIADRAEVARSLLARGRGLMGRTNLPAGYGLILVPESSIHMFFMRIPIDVLFVDRQHRVIGVREALPPWHPFAGVAPWRGHYVVELPVGAIRASGTEVGDKLRVTPGI
- the mreC gene encoding rod shape-determining protein MreC — encoded protein: MLRDRSYRLAHPARRSPLLVILLVLAAAALLAADQAGLLGPLRTHAQTFISPVLGRLQGVGDWMSAIPRQLKSDPALRAENEALRAEIADLKARLIEADALKFENARLREQVRIEQAYPWQLLGADVLALTPDSGRRLVLIAAGADQGVQPGMAVIAREGSNPPALIGVVEAVGPRTAAVLLMTDYSSALSAQVYHENDVVRGVVQGQWQRGSRLLLHSVARDAPLAAGNTVVTAGLSAELDIDLPRASVPPNVPIGIIETVQETGRERIASVRPFVDPDRVRYAWVVLANDESKK